The genomic interval TACACCTTCACCTTTAATGACAATGGCACCATCAACGCGGTAAAGAACGGCATTACCCAAAGCGGAACATGGTCGGTGACCTCGGCTAAATTCAATATCGACCTGGGTCCAAAGATCGATGCCAACAAACCCCTGGGCGAACTGACAGATGACTGGAAGATCCTGTCTACAACCAATACAGAGATCCGCCTGGGCGATGATAATGCCTCCAGCAATGAATTTCTAACCTTCACAAAAAATTAATCAGTATATGAAAAACACCCCCTTATTTATTCTGTTCCTGGCCCTTGGCGTAATCGGTTTCTATGCCTGTCAAAAAGAAAATTCAGCAACCGAGGGACTCGATGGCCCGTCTAAATTCACCGTTTACCTGACCGATCACCAGACACCTGTATTTGACAGTGTGTTTATTGACCTCCAGCAACTGGAAGTGAAATTGGAAGATGATTCCCTGGCCAACGATGGTTGGGTTTCCTTGACCATTGTACCGGGAGTATATAATATCCTGCGCTTTCGAAATGGCCTGGATACGCTCTTTGCCACAGGTACTTTACCCAATGGACACATTCGCAAGATCCGCCTGACCCTGGGTACACAGAACAGTGTGATGAAGGATGGTCAGCGGTTTCCCTTGAAAGTAAAAGACAACGACCGCGAAGTGGTGATCAATATCAGCAGTGAGAATTTTGATATGCCTACTCCGGGTGAGGTCCAATTCTGGATCGATTTTGATGCAGCCCGTTCCATTCGGGTGGATAACAGTGGCTCCGGCAATAATAATGGCTATGAGTTGAAGGCCCA from Chitinophagales bacterium carries:
- a CDS encoding DUF4382 domain-containing protein, yielding MKNTPLFILFLALGVIGFYACQKENSATEGLDGPSKFTVYLTDHQTPVFDSVFIDLQQLEVKLEDDSLANDGWVSLTIVPGVYNILRFRNGLDTLFATGTLPNGHIRKIRLTLGTQNSVMKDGQRFPLKVKDNDREVVINISSENFDMPTPGEVQFWIDFDAARSIRVDNSGSGNNNGYELKAHIKAFTKTKSGRIEGRVFPAAADPVVLAINGSDTATAIPERHDGEFKIMGLNPGTYTVIFDGNNGYQDTTITNVVVRRGEDTHLPTITLRQ